The following proteins are co-located in the Bacteroidales bacterium genome:
- a CDS encoding methyltransferase domain-containing protein: MEYEAINKRYTELAESSCCLSCGGAINYSGASTGEVCVDLGSGRGTDVIRLSETVGKDGFVYGIDISDGMIRKAANTASQLGISNVEFVQSPLEKINLKDNLADLVISNCTINHATDKQLVWNEIYRILKNGGRFVISDIYAIEPVPEEYRNDPVAISECWAGSVTRDEYLSQLKNAGFNNIQIIEESAPYEKGKTRVSSWTIAGEKPSGKTDCGCKN, translated from the coding sequence ATGGAATACGAAGCAATAAATAAAAGATATACTGAACTGGCAGAATCATCCTGCTGTCTTTCATGTGGCGGAGCAATAAATTATTCAGGTGCCAGCACAGGTGAAGTTTGTGTTGATTTGGGTAGTGGCAGGGGAACCGATGTAATAAGATTATCTGAAACAGTAGGCAAAGATGGTTTCGTTTATGGAATTGATATTTCAGATGGCATGATAAGAAAAGCTGCCAATACTGCCAGCCAGCTTGGAATATCAAATGTCGAATTTGTTCAAAGTCCTCTTGAAAAGATTAATTTAAAAGACAATCTGGCCGATCTGGTAATCTCAAATTGTACAATAAATCATGCTACTGATAAGCAACTCGTCTGGAACGAAATATACAGGATCCTGAAAAACGGAGGCCGTTTTGTTATCAGCGATATTTATGCGATTGAACCTGTGCCTGAAGAGTATAGAAATGACCCTGTAGCTATTTCAGAGTGCTGGGCAGGATCGGTTACACGTGATGAATATCTTTCTCAACTGAAAAATGCAGGTTTTAATAATATTCAGATAATTGAAGAGTCTGCCCCTTATGAAAAGGGTAAAACAAGGGTTTCAAGCTGGACAATTGCCGGAGAGAAACCATCCGGGAAAACAGATTGCGGTTGTAAAAATTAA
- a CDS encoding DUF2892 domain-containing protein codes for MKKNMGTIDKSVRILIAAVVVLLFFTNVITGTLAYVLLALAAVFVLTSFISFCPLYLPFGLSTRKKE; via the coding sequence ATGAAAAAGAACATGGGAACAATTGACAAATCAGTCAGGATACTGATTGCAGCAGTCGTGGTTTTACTATTTTTTACAAACGTAATTACAGGAACTCTGGCATATGTACTGTTAGCTTTGGCAGCGGTTTTTGTGCTGACAAGTTTTATAAGTTTTTGTCCGCTTTACCTTCCTTTTGGTTTGAGTACCAGAAAGAAAGAATAA
- a CDS encoding dinitrogenase iron-molybdenum cofactor biosynthesis protein, with protein MKIAVPVSKDNKIEAHIGNCEYYNVFSITENKQIKDITSIESQGGCGCSTDIASVLAADGVSTVIAAGIGGGSTRAFNKSGINVIGGCSGDSTEVVNLYLSGLIEDKGSSCHKHQPHQHEEKHAAHRVPEIVGIHTKEHSCGCGHGSGSSCHN; from the coding sequence ATGAAAATTGCTGTACCAGTTTCAAAAGATAACAAGATAGAAGCCCATATCGGTAATTGTGAATACTATAATGTATTTTCAATAACAGAAAATAAACAGATAAAAGACATAACGAGTATAGAGTCGCAGGGAGGATGCGGATGCAGTACCGATATTGCCAGTGTCCTGGCAGCTGACGGAGTTTCAACTGTAATCGCAGCAGGAATCGGAGGTGGTTCAACCAGAGCCTTTAATAAAAGCGGTATTAATGTTATAGGTGGTTGTTCGGGAGATTCAACAGAGGTTGTTAATCTTTATCTTTCAGGATTGATTGAAGACAAGGGAAGCAGCTGTCACAAACACCAGCCGCATCAACATGAAGAGAAACATGCAGCGCATCGTGTACCTGAAATAGTTGGGATTCATACAAAAGAACATAGTTGTGGTTGCGGCCATGGGAGTGGCAGTTCCTGCCATAACTAA
- a CDS encoding radical SAM protein encodes MRYSKYNIFSKIRDSENYFIINLLTGNADILTGSDAEKIEAIRKGEPGSGEEIINELTEKGYLIEEPEETKLYRSRYLDFIDSRDKDEIQIFFVTNYSCNFACTYCYQDQYNNPHLELSNDITDAFFDYVRREFAGRKKYITVFGGEPLLGSPKQKELISYLLKKSAEADLEVSFVTNGYSLEEYSDILKSGKIREVQVTLDGTESVHNNRRFLKGGEGTFSRIVRGIDSCIDNHIDVNLRMVADKENINNLPDLAQFAIDKGWTKSPYFKTQIGRNYELHHCQSSPDMLFDRVSLYESIYELTKKHPQIVEFYKPAYSVAKFLSENGELPDPLFDACPACKTEWAFDYTGQIYSCTATVGKSDESLGTFYPVVSRKSDLIDQWERRDVTAIPECKECSVQLACGGGCGSVAKNRTGKICSTDCRPVKELLELGFSAYIENTAE; translated from the coding sequence ATGCGATACTCAAAGTACAATATTTTTTCGAAAATCAGGGATTCTGAGAATTACTTCATCATTAACCTTCTCACAGGTAACGCTGATATTCTTACGGGAAGTGATGCTGAAAAAATTGAGGCGATACGTAAAGGTGAGCCTGGTTCAGGGGAAGAGATTATAAATGAGTTGACAGAAAAAGGTTATCTGATTGAAGAGCCTGAAGAGACAAAACTCTACAGGAGCAGGTACCTCGATTTTATAGATTCACGGGACAAGGATGAAATTCAGATTTTCTTTGTTACCAACTACAGTTGCAACTTTGCCTGTACCTATTGCTACCAGGATCAATACAATAATCCTCACCTGGAACTAAGCAACGACATTACAGATGCGTTCTTTGACTATGTAAGAAGGGAGTTTGCCGGGCGTAAAAAGTATATAACTGTTTTTGGCGGGGAACCTCTTCTTGGTAGTCCTAAACAAAAAGAGCTTATTAGTTATTTACTGAAGAAATCTGCTGAGGCAGATCTTGAAGTCAGTTTTGTAACTAACGGATATTCCCTTGAAGAGTATTCGGATATTCTTAAGTCCGGCAAAATAAGAGAAGTTCAGGTTACTCTCGACGGAACAGAATCAGTTCATAATAACCGTCGTTTTCTTAAGGGCGGAGAGGGCACATTCAGCAGGATAGTCAGAGGCATTGACTCATGCATCGATAACCATATCGATGTAAATCTCCGTATGGTTGCCGATAAAGAGAATATTAATAATCTTCCTGATCTGGCTCAGTTCGCAATTGATAAAGGCTGGACAAAAAGTCCGTACTTTAAAACCCAGATCGGCCGCAACTATGAGCTTCATCATTGTCAATCTTCACCTGATATGCTTTTCGACAGGGTGTCGCTGTATGAAAGTATATATGAACTTACTAAGAAGCATCCGCAGATTGTGGAGTTCTATAAACCCGCATATTCGGTAGCAAAATTCCTTTCCGAGAACGGAGAACTGCCCGATCCTTTATTTGATGCTTGTCCAGCCTGCAAAACAGAATGGGCCTTTGATTACACAGGACAGATTTATTCCTGTACTGCAACAGTAGGGAAGTCAGATGAATCGCTTGGTACTTTTTATCCTGTGGTTAGTCGGAAATCTGACCTGATAGACCAATGGGAAAGACGTGATGTAACAGCTATCCCCGAATGTAAAGAATGCTCTGTTCAGCTCGCCTGTGGAGGGGGATGCGGATCGGTGGCAAAAAACAGGACCGGCAAAATTTGCTCAACAGATTGCCGTCCGGTAAAAGAGCTGCTTGAATTAGGATTCTCAGCTTATATTGAAAACACAGCAGAATAA
- a CDS encoding thioredoxin fold domain-containing protein: MRNKIFLAVIVSSLFFINCKSENQGKTDSKESSVKQLTDAEFKKLVFNYELNKEWKFEGDKPVIIDFYADWCAPCRQLSPLVDSIADEYSGKIAVYKVDTEKEKMLAQGLGITGLPTLLFIPSEGMPRASMGFMSRENMLRAINEILLIKN; the protein is encoded by the coding sequence ATGAGAAATAAAATCTTCCTTGCAGTAATAGTTTCTTCTTTGTTTTTCATAAATTGTAAGTCTGAAAATCAGGGAAAAACTGATTCAAAAGAGAGTTCTGTGAAACAGTTAACAGATGCTGAATTTAAAAAATTGGTATTCAATTATGAGTTAAATAAAGAGTGGAAGTTTGAAGGTGACAAACCGGTAATAATCGACTTTTATGCTGACTGGTGTGCCCCCTGCCGCCAACTTTCTCCTCTTGTAGATTCAATTGCAGATGAATATTCAGGAAAAATTGCAGTGTATAAGGTGGATACTGAGAAAGAAAAGATGCTTGCACAGGGATTGGGCATAACAGGCTTGCCAACGCTTCTGTTTATCCCGTCAGAAGGGATGCCCCGTGCATCGATGGGTTTTATGTCGAGGGAGAATATGTTAAGAGCTATAAATGAAATTTTATTAATTAAAAATTAA
- a CDS encoding transposase: MGKIFKTDLNEKQLEELFSSDEKCYEFLAEVKWGDGFICRKCGNTNYCQGKTPHSRRCTKCKTEESSSAGTIFHNCKFPISKAFYIAYNVCKGKEDLSTYEYARRLALRQMTCWNFKTKIQQALIHMESLTDIEKSSIEKILS, encoded by the coding sequence ATGGGTAAGATATTCAAGACGGACCTTAATGAGAAGCAACTGGAAGAGCTCTTCAGCAGTGATGAAAAGTGCTATGAGTTCCTAGCAGAAGTGAAATGGGGCGACGGTTTTATCTGCAGGAAATGCGGAAATACAAATTATTGTCAGGGAAAGACTCCGCATTCAAGACGATGTACAAAATGCAAAACAGAGGAATCCTCCTCTGCCGGCACTATCTTTCACAACTGCAAATTCCCCATCAGTAAAGCATTTTATATAGCCTACAATGTATGTAAGGGTAAAGAAGATCTGTCTACCTACGAATATGCCAGAAGGCTTGCATTACGACAGATGACATGCTGGAATTTCAAAACCAAGATCCAGCAGGCTCTCATACATATGGAATCTCTTACTGATATTGAAAAATCATCAATAGAAAAAATACTCTCTTAA
- the xylA gene encoding xylose isomerase: MIYKGKKEVYPGIGKIEYEGKKSKNPLAFRWYNPEEKIGGKKMKDHLRFAIAYWHSFCGDGSDPFGNATRIYPWKDASNDDKTKQRLDAAFEFITKIGAGYYCFHDTDVVGDGSVFEIEKRLDKIIPVIKKMQEQTGVKLLWGTANLFSNPRYMNGAATNPDFNVVANAGVQLRNAIAATVALGGENYVFWGGREGYMSLHNTNMKRELEHMGMMLSMARDYGRKIGFKGTFLVEPKPMEPSKHQYDFDVATIIGFLREHGLDKDFKMNIEVNHATLAGHTFQHELQVAADAGLLGSIDANKGDYQNGWDTDEFPTNIYEITEAMMVILQAGGFTTGGINFDAKIRRNSTDAEDIFIAHISGMDTFARALVIADKILKDSDYLKLRKKRYESFDKGPGKDFEKGKLTLEKLRDIAHEIGEPETKSGKQELFEQLINMHII; the protein is encoded by the coding sequence ATGATTTACAAAGGAAAAAAAGAAGTATACCCCGGAATAGGGAAAATTGAGTATGAAGGGAAAAAATCAAAAAATCCACTGGCATTCAGATGGTATAATCCTGAAGAGAAAATAGGTGGCAAAAAGATGAAAGATCATCTTCGTTTTGCTATTGCTTATTGGCATTCGTTCTGCGGAGACGGTTCTGATCCTTTCGGCAATGCAACAAGAATCTATCCGTGGAAAGATGCATCAAATGATGACAAAACGAAACAAAGACTCGATGCTGCCTTTGAGTTTATTACGAAAATAGGTGCCGGATATTACTGTTTTCACGATACTGATGTTGTTGGAGATGGCTCAGTTTTCGAGATAGAGAAGCGTCTTGATAAAATTATTCCAGTTATCAAAAAGATGCAGGAGCAGACAGGAGTAAAACTTCTTTGGGGAACTGCAAACCTCTTCTCTAATCCAAGATATATGAACGGCGCAGCAACAAATCCCGATTTTAATGTTGTTGCCAATGCAGGTGTTCAGCTCAGAAATGCAATCGCTGCTACTGTTGCTCTTGGAGGTGAGAATTATGTATTCTGGGGCGGGCGGGAAGGTTATATGAGCCTCCATAATACAAATATGAAAAGAGAGCTTGAACATATGGGGATGATGCTTTCCATGGCCCGTGACTATGGAAGAAAAATTGGTTTTAAAGGTACCTTCCTTGTGGAACCGAAGCCAATGGAACCTTCTAAACATCAGTACGATTTCGATGTGGCAACAATAATAGGCTTTCTGCGCGAACATGGACTGGATAAGGACTTTAAAATGAATATCGAAGTTAATCATGCCACTCTCGCAGGACATACTTTCCAGCATGAGTTGCAGGTAGCTGCCGATGCCGGTTTGCTGGGAAGTATTGATGCCAACAAAGGTGACTATCAGAATGGCTGGGATACGGATGAATTCCCTACAAATATATATGAGATAACTGAAGCAATGATGGTTATTCTTCAGGCAGGAGGATTTACAACCGGAGGCATAAATTTTGATGCAAAAATCCGTCGTAATTCAACCGATGCAGAAGATATCTTTATAGCCCATATCAGTGGTATGGATACTTTTGCACGCGCACTGGTTATAGCTGATAAGATACTGAAGGACAGCGATTATCTTAAGCTCAGGAAGAAGAGATACGAATCATTTGATAAAGGTCCGGGAAAAGATTTTGAAAAGGGTAAATTAACCCTTGAAAAGCTCCGCGACATTGCCCATGAAATAGGCGAGCCTGAAACCAAAAGCGGAAAGCAGGAATTATTTGAGCAGCTGATAAATATGCATATAATTTAA
- a CDS encoding FAD-dependent oxidoreductase — protein sequence MKTINSSEFDAEVLHSGKVVLDFYSTECPPCEALASKFEDLSTLYGNDIKFLKIFRQGNRELADKLGVKSSPTLLFYDNGKEVGERLTGGVKRIDIIRNLDNLLPADKVASIKAKIKPTVSEFDVIILGAGPGGLTAGLYLCQSKINTVLIDIALPGGNVATTHSVSNYPGFIEPQAGYMLSHNMSEQTKLCGTIYKVAVDITRVDLDKKEVIIDEYETVKAKKIIIATGTTPNLTGAPGEKELKGKGISYCATCDAKYFDGKEAIVIGGGNSAIEESEYITRFATKLTIVHQFDKFTANKLAQDKVLSNPKISVLFENEPRSFTRDGDKIVTEIENVKTKARQKLFSDGVFIFIGMKPNIDLFRDKLELDKWGYIKTNEDMRTSVDGVYAVGDVISKKYRQITTAVADGTIAAMAIAKELD from the coding sequence ATGAAAACAATAAATTCATCAGAATTTGATGCAGAAGTATTGCATTCAGGCAAAGTTGTGCTTGACTTTTATTCAACAGAATGTCCGCCTTGTGAAGCCCTCGCATCGAAATTTGAGGATCTTTCCACACTATATGGTAATGATATTAAATTTCTGAAGATTTTTCGTCAGGGAAACCGTGAACTTGCTGATAAGCTTGGAGTTAAGTCGTCTCCAACTTTGTTATTCTATGATAACGGAAAAGAAGTCGGAGAAAGACTCACGGGCGGAGTAAAAAGAATAGATATTATCCGGAATCTCGATAATCTGCTTCCTGCTGATAAGGTAGCAAGTATCAAAGCGAAAATTAAACCAACGGTATCTGAGTTTGATGTTATCATTCTTGGCGCGGGCCCCGGCGGATTAACAGCGGGACTTTATCTGTGCCAGTCTAAAATTAATACAGTATTGATCGACATAGCATTACCGGGAGGAAACGTTGCAACAACACATTCAGTATCTAATTATCCCGGGTTTATTGAACCACAGGCAGGCTATATGCTTTCACATAATATGAGCGAGCAGACAAAGCTTTGCGGAACAATATATAAAGTTGCTGTTGATATTACAAGAGTTGACCTTGATAAAAAAGAGGTAATTATTGATGAGTATGAGACTGTTAAAGCAAAGAAAATAATTATTGCAACAGGTACAACTCCTAATCTTACCGGCGCACCGGGAGAAAAAGAGTTAAAAGGTAAAGGGATCTCTTATTGCGCTACCTGCGATGCCAAATACTTCGACGGAAAAGAAGCCATTGTAATAGGAGGTGGTAACTCGGCAATTGAGGAATCTGAATATATTACACGTTTTGCAACGAAGCTTACAATTGTTCATCAGTTTGATAAATTTACAGCTAATAAGCTGGCCCAGGATAAAGTATTGTCTAATCCTAAGATCTCAGTCCTGTTTGAGAATGAGCCAAGATCATTTACCCGCGATGGCGATAAAATCGTCACTGAAATTGAAAATGTCAAAACAAAAGCCAGACAAAAACTGTTTAGTGATGGAGTCTTCATCTTCATAGGTATGAAACCCAACATCGATTTGTTCAGAGATAAACTCGAACTTGATAAATGGGGTTATATCAAGACAAATGAAGACATGAGGACAAGTGTTGATGGTGTTTATGCAGTAGGAGACGTTATAAGCAAGAAATACAGGCAAATAACAACGGCAGTTGCTGACGGGACAATCGCAGCAATGGCTATCGCAAAAGAGCTGGATTAG
- a CDS encoding DUF302 domain-containing protein, whose product MKTNRLVIEHQSKFKFEKTVDLLVAEAERREWKVPAVHDLQLSLAKSGKEVKPVKVIEICKPQYSGKMLELNDERIISVMMPCRISVYEKDNGHTYVSLINAGDLASGLPSEIAGVMKDASDETFEIVKSVTDK is encoded by the coding sequence ATGAAGACAAATCGATTGGTTATTGAACATCAGAGTAAATTTAAGTTTGAGAAGACAGTTGATTTGCTTGTTGCAGAGGCGGAACGCAGGGAATGGAAAGTCCCTGCTGTTCACGATCTGCAGCTTTCTCTGGCAAAATCAGGCAAAGAAGTGAAACCGGTAAAGGTTATCGAAATATGCAAACCCCAGTATTCAGGAAAAATGCTGGAGCTGAATGATGAGAGGATTATATCGGTTATGATGCCCTGCAGGATCTCTGTTTATGAGAAGGACAACGGACACACCTATGTCAGCTTAATAAATGCAGGTGATCTGGCTTCAGGATTACCTTCTGAGATTGCCGGTGTAATGAAGGACGCGTCGGATGAGACTTTTGAAATAGTTAAGTCAGTAACTGATAAATAA
- a CDS encoding class I SAM-dependent methyltransferase, which translates to MNEFDVKAAEWDKNPMHWDRSEAIANEIKKLIPLNNKMKALEYGAGTGITSFLLKDHLREIILMDNSTEMVRIMNEKIEASKVKNMTALNFDLEHNDYRSSKFDIIFTQMVLHHVMNIDAILGRFQTLLNPGGYLAIADLFSEDGSFHGEGFEGHNGFDVEDLSGKLDKHNFKKINHKECFVINRKISDSVTRNYPVFIMTGFKPAS; encoded by the coding sequence ATGAATGAATTCGACGTTAAAGCCGCTGAATGGGATAAAAATCCCATGCATTGGGACCGCTCTGAAGCTATAGCTAATGAGATAAAGAAGCTTATTCCGCTTAATAATAAAATGAAAGCTCTTGAATATGGTGCAGGTACTGGTATCACCAGTTTTTTACTTAAAGACCATCTTAGGGAAATCATTCTTATGGATAATTCAACCGAAATGGTCAGGATAATGAATGAGAAGATAGAAGCCAGTAAAGTTAAGAATATGACTGCCCTGAATTTTGATCTTGAACATAATGACTATAGAAGTAGCAAATTCGATATCATATTTACCCAAATGGTTCTTCATCATGTAATGAATATTGATGCTATTCTGGGAAGATTCCAGACTTTGCTTAATCCGGGCGGCTATCTTGCAATTGCAGATCTCTTTTCCGAAGATGGTTCTTTTCACGGAGAAGGATTTGAAGGACACAATGGTTTTGATGTAGAGGATCTTTCGGGGAAGCTCGACAAACACAACTTCAAAAAAATCAATCATAAAGAATGCTTCGTAATTAACAGGAAAATATCAGATAGTGTGACAAGAAACTATCCAGTATTTATAATGACTGGCTTTAAGCCGGCAAGTTAA
- a CDS encoding DUF134 domain-containing protein, producing the protein MARPQKSRKISNPPIMKGFKPYGIPMCKIEPVILKYEEFESIRLVNYDNLPQDKAAEQMNISRPTFTRIYNKALKLIAKSFVEGKAIEIEGGNYEFEKDWYRCKKCYKLIEGLENHFRCDGCTTFGENELLRIN; encoded by the coding sequence ATGGCTCGTCCGCAAAAAAGCAGGAAAATTTCTAATCCTCCAATAATGAAGGGATTTAAGCCCTATGGCATTCCGATGTGTAAAATTGAACCGGTAATCCTGAAATATGAAGAATTCGAAAGCATAAGGCTGGTAAACTATGATAATTTGCCTCAGGATAAAGCAGCAGAACAGATGAATATTTCGCGACCTACTTTTACACGAATTTATAATAAGGCGTTAAAACTTATTGCAAAGTCATTTGTAGAAGGCAAAGCAATTGAGATAGAGGGTGGCAATTATGAGTTTGAGAAAGATTGGTACCGTTGTAAGAAGTGCTACAAGCTGATAGAAGGATTAGAGAACCACTTCAGATGCGACGGGTGCACCACATTCGGGGAGAATGAATTACTTAGAATAAACTAA
- a CDS encoding carbohydrate kinase, translating into MLLLGIDLGSSSVKASVIDGDSGKCLATAFCPKDEMKIIALKPGWAEQETEVWWTNLKAAISDCTTQLGQKKNEIGAIGISYQMHGLVAIDKNQNVLRPSIIWCDSRAVGYGEVALISLTREYCLSHLLNSPGNFTASKLAWVKENEPDLFSKIHKIMLPGDYIAMRLTGEISTSFTGLSEGMFWDISENRVSAELMKYFEFDPGILPAAYSSFSSQGGLLKSVASELGLPEGIPVSYRAGDQPNNALSLNVLNPGEVAATAGTSGVIYGVTDQKKYDPHSRVNTFLHVNHSHTDTRLGVLLCINGTGILNSWLRRNTGNTLSYNQMNELASQVPPGSDGLTILPFGNGSERMLGNKESGAHFAGLNFNSHSTAHLFRAAQEGIAFSFRYGLDIMKETGIDPQVIRAGEANMFLSKIFRETLSNITGTAIHLYNTDGSIGAARGAGIGCGYYTSEKEAFKGLNALGVTEPASSGLEIFEEAYNKWKDLLEDL; encoded by the coding sequence ATGTTATTACTTGGGATAGACTTGGGAAGCTCATCAGTAAAGGCTTCTGTAATTGACGGTGATTCAGGTAAATGTCTGGCAACAGCATTCTGCCCAAAAGATGAAATGAAGATAATTGCCCTTAAACCCGGATGGGCTGAGCAGGAGACTGAAGTCTGGTGGACAAACCTCAAAGCGGCAATCAGTGACTGTACAACACAGCTGGGGCAAAAAAAAAACGAAATAGGTGCAATAGGTATATCATACCAGATGCATGGTCTGGTAGCAATCGACAAAAATCAGAATGTATTACGACCTTCAATAATTTGGTGCGATAGCCGGGCTGTCGGGTATGGTGAAGTGGCTCTGATTTCTCTTACAAGGGAATATTGTCTCTCTCATCTGCTCAATTCTCCGGGTAATTTCACAGCTTCAAAGCTCGCATGGGTAAAAGAAAACGAACCTGATCTGTTCAGTAAAATCCACAAGATTATGCTCCCCGGCGATTATATTGCAATGAGGCTTACCGGTGAAATAAGTACTTCTTTTACCGGACTTTCAGAAGGTATGTTCTGGGATATTTCCGAAAACAGGGTATCTGCTGAACTGATGAAATATTTCGAATTTGATCCGGGAATTCTGCCGGCAGCCTATTCTTCATTTTCATCGCAAGGGGGATTGTTGAAATCAGTCGCATCTGAATTAGGATTGCCTGAAGGTATCCCTGTTTCATACCGTGCAGGTGACCAGCCAAATAATGCCCTTTCGCTAAATGTTCTTAATCCGGGTGAAGTTGCTGCAACGGCAGGTACATCAGGAGTAATTTATGGAGTTACAGATCAGAAGAAATATGATCCACATTCAAGGGTTAATACTTTTCTGCATGTTAATCACTCACATACAGATACAAGGCTGGGTGTGTTATTATGTATCAACGGAACAGGAATACTTAATTCATGGTTGAGGAGAAATACAGGCAATACCCTCTCTTATAATCAGATGAATGAACTGGCATCTCAAGTTCCCCCCGGATCAGACGGATTGACTATTCTCCCGTTTGGCAACGGATCGGAAAGAATGCTTGGAAACAAGGAATCAGGTGCTCATTTTGCCGGATTGAATTTCAACTCTCATTCAACTGCTCACCTTTTCAGGGCAGCACAGGAAGGAATTGCCTTTTCATTCAGGTACGGACTCGATATTATGAAGGAAACAGGAATTGATCCCCAGGTTATAAGAGCAGGAGAGGCTAATATGTTCCTCAGTAAAATTTTCAGGGAGACCTTATCTAATATTACAGGTACAGCAATTCATCTTTACAATACTGACGGTTCTATCGGAGCAGCACGGGGAGCCGGAATCGGATGCGGATATTATACTTCTGAAAAAGAGGCATTTAAAGGACTTAATGCACTGGGAGTTACCGAGCCTGCATCTTCGGGATTGGAGATATTTGAAGAAGCATATAATAAATGGAAAGATTTACTTGAAGATCTTTAA
- a CDS encoding NifB/NifX family molybdenum-iron cluster-binding protein yields MKIAVPVTRDNQIDGHFGHCESYSVFTINNKKEITEKKNVESPQGCGCKSNIASVLADDGVSIMLAGGIGGGAINVLNSSGIDVIRGCSGDATEVVKLYLKGLVEDSGSSCHQHQAHHGHGHDHDHEHGHQCNHN; encoded by the coding sequence ATGAAAATTGCAGTTCCGGTAACAAGAGATAACCAGATAGATGGACATTTTGGCCATTGTGAGTCCTATAGCGTATTCACAATAAACAACAAAAAAGAAATAACTGAAAAAAAGAATGTGGAGTCTCCTCAGGGATGTGGTTGCAAATCCAATATCGCGTCAGTACTTGCAGATGATGGCGTATCAATAATGCTTGCCGGAGGTATTGGCGGCGGAGCAATCAATGTTCTTAACAGCAGCGGGATAGATGTTATTCGTGGCTGCTCAGGTGATGCCACCGAAGTTGTAAAACTCTATCTGAAAGGATTGGTTGAAGATAGCGGAAGCAGTTGTCATCAGCACCAGGCACACCATGGCCATGGCCACGATCATGACCATGAACATGGACATCAGTGCAACCATAACTAA